CATCCGATCGTCGGCGAGGGCGCGATCGATATCAGCCTCGACGACAAGAATCCCGACGCCTCGGGCAAGACGATCGGCGTTGAGCGAATCCATGTCGAGCAGGATGCCGGCAAGCTGATGCACGACCAGCATCCGACGCGCTCCTATGTCGATCTCAATCGCTCGGGCGTGGCGCTGATGGAGATCGTCTCCAAGCCCGACATGCGCTCGCCGCAGGAGGCGGGTGCGTATCTCGCCAAGCTGCGTTCGATCCTGCGCTATGTCGGGTCGTGCGACGGCAATATGGATCAGGGGTCGATGCGCGCCGACGTCAACGTCTCGGTGCGCAAGCCGGGCGAGCCGTTCGGCACGCGCACCGAAACCAAGAACGTCAACTCGGTGCGCTTCGTGATGGCGGTGGTCGAGCAGGAGGCCAAGCGGCAGGTCGCGGTGCTGGAGAGCGGCGGACGGATCGTGCAGGAAACCCGGCTGTACGACCCCGATCGTAACGAGACTCGCTCGATGCGGTCGAAGGAAGACGCGCACGATTATCGCTACTTCCCCGATCCCGATCTGCTGCCGCTCGAACTCGATGAGGCGTTCCTCGAGGAATGCCGCGCCAGCCTGCCGGAACTCCCCGACGCCAAGCGCCGTCGCTATGAAAGTGCGGGCATCACGCCCTATCAGGCGGCGGTGCTGACCGCGGAAGTCGAGGCGGCACGCTGGTTCGATGCGCTGCTGGAAGCAGGCGCCAAGCCGGTCGCGGCGGCGAACTGGACGACCTCGGAGTTGTTCGGTGCTCTCAACCGCACGGGCAAGAGCATCGAAACCTCGCCGGTCAGTCCGGCGCAGGCGGCGGAATTGCTCGCGCTGGTGGCGGACGGCACGCTGTCGGGCACGCTCGCCAAGCAGGTGTTCGAGATCATGCTCGAAACCGGGCAGGGCGCCGCTGCCATCGTCGAGGAGCGCGGGCTCAAGCAGACCAGCGACACCGGCGCGATCGAGGCGGTGATCGCCGACGTGCTGGCCAAGAACGCCGACAAGGTCGCGCAGTACAAGGGCGGCAAGGAGGCGTTGTTCGGCTTCTTCGTGGGCCAGACGATGAAGGCGATGGGCGGCAAGGCCAATCCGCAGGTCGTCAACGAACTGCTCAAGACGGCGCTGGCATGATGCGGCGGCTGGTCGTGGCCGGACTGCTGGCGGCGCTTGCGCTGCCGGCGGCTGCGCAGACCAGCCCGGCGCCGCTCGCAATACCAGCGCCCGCGTTGCCACGGGTCGCGTTGGAGACGAGCGCGGGACGGATCGTGATCGAAGTCGAGACGGTCAAGGCGCCAATCACCGCCGCCAATTTCCTGCGCTATGTCGATCAGAAGAAGCTCGACGGCGTGGTGTTCTACCGCGACGTGAAGGTCGCCGATCGCTTCGGTTTCGTCCAGTTCGGCACCGATGGCGATGCCAAGCGGACGCTGCCGCCGATCAAGCATGAGCCGACCAGCGAAACCGGGCTGCACCATACCGACGGCACGATCTCTGTCGCGCGGCTTGGCCTCGGCACCGCGCGCGGCGATTTCACGATCAGCGTCGGCGACCAGACACCGTCGCTCGACGCGGGGCATGGCCAGCCCGCCGACGGTCAGGGCTATGCCGCGTTCGGCCATGTCGTCGAAGGCATGGACGTGGTGGTGAAGATCCTCGACGCGCCGGTCTCGCCGACCGCGACGCGGCGCGGCGCCTTCCAGGGGCAGGTGCCCGAAACACCCGTCGCGGTGGTGAGCGCGCGGCGGGTGAAGGACTGACGGCACCGGTTGCCCTGAGCGCCGCCGCCGCCTAGACCCACGCGAGGCATATCTGTGGGGGTGAAGGTTGGCGATTGAGCGACCAAAGGGCTGGCGGCTGTTCGTCGCGGCGCTGCGGACACGAAAGTCCGCGTCAATGCTGGCGCTGGGCTTCTCCTCGGGGTTGCCGTTCGCGCTGCTGATCGGCACGCTCAACGCCTGGCTTGGCGAAGTCGGCATCACGCTCGCCACGATCGGCGTGCTGTCGTGGATCGGCCTCGCCACCGCGTTCAAATTCCTGTGGTCGCCGCTGGTCGATCGCTTGCGCTTGCCGCTGCTCGGGCGGCTCGGGCGCCGCAAGAGCTGGATCGTGCTGTGCCAATCGATCATCATCATCGCGTTGCTCGGGCTGGTGACGACCAATCCCGCCGTGGATATCGCGCATTTCGCGGGCTTCGCTTTCCTCGGCGCGGTCGCGTTCGCCACGCAGGATATCGCGATCGACGGCTGGCGGATCGACGTCGCCGACGAGACCACGCCGGTCGAACTGCTCTCGGCGATCAATCAGCTCGGCTACCGTGTGGCGAGCATCGTCGGTGGCGCGATCGCGCTCTACATGGCGTCGCGGATGTCGTGGCCGACGGTGTATCTCGTCATGGCCGGCGTGATGACGCTGATGCTTCTCCTCGCGCTCGCCGCGCCCGATACGAAGCGCCCTTCGAACGCGGCAGTGGATGCGCTGTCCGACGCAGGCGAAGTGAAACCGGGGCTGCGCGCGGTGGCGCTGTTGATCGTCGGCGCGAGCTGGACATGGGCGATCGTGACTCTGGTCAGCTTCATGGTCTCGATGCTGGCCGAACCGGTGCCCGGCGTGCCGAGGCCGTCGCCAGCGGATTTCCTCAAATTCTACGGCCCGGCGATTGTCGTCGCTACGGTGCTGGTGCCGCTTGGCGTCGCGGGCTGGGTCAATTGGCTCAAGGATCGCGGGCATGGCGTGCAAGCGCTCGCCGATGTCTCGCATTCGCCGCTGCGGATCGCGGCGAACCATCTCTACGGCGCGCTGATCGCCCCGCTCGCCGACCTTGCCGAGCGGCTCGGCTGGGGCGTGCTGATCGTGATCGGGCTGATCCTCACCTATGCGCTCTGCTACAACGT
This genomic stretch from Sphingomonas panacis harbors:
- the gatB gene encoding Asp-tRNA(Asn)/Glu-tRNA(Gln) amidotransferase subunit GatB, which encodes MTEASTYTITGETGEWEVVVGLEVHAQVTSNAKLFSGAATAFGAEPNTQVSLVDAAMPGMLPVPNRECIRQAVRTGMAIDAQINRWSRFDRKNYFYADLPQGYQISQLYHPIVGEGAIDISLDDKNPDASGKTIGVERIHVEQDAGKLMHDQHPTRSYVDLNRSGVALMEIVSKPDMRSPQEAGAYLAKLRSILRYVGSCDGNMDQGSMRADVNVSVRKPGEPFGTRTETKNVNSVRFVMAVVEQEAKRQVAVLESGGRIVQETRLYDPDRNETRSMRSKEDAHDYRYFPDPDLLPLELDEAFLEECRASLPELPDAKRRRYESAGITPYQAAVLTAEVEAARWFDALLEAGAKPVAAANWTTSELFGALNRTGKSIETSPVSPAQAAELLALVADGTLSGTLAKQVFEIMLETGQGAAAIVEERGLKQTSDTGAIEAVIADVLAKNADKVAQYKGGKEALFGFFVGQTMKAMGGKANPQVVNELLKTALA
- a CDS encoding peptidylprolyl isomerase; translated protein: MMRRLVVAGLLAALALPAAAQTSPAPLAIPAPALPRVALETSAGRIVIEVETVKAPITAANFLRYVDQKKLDGVVFYRDVKVADRFGFVQFGTDGDAKRTLPPIKHEPTSETGLHHTDGTISVARLGLGTARGDFTISVGDQTPSLDAGHGQPADGQGYAAFGHVVEGMDVVVKILDAPVSPTATRRGAFQGQVPETPVAVVSARRVKD
- a CDS encoding AmpG family muropeptide MFS transporter; the protein is MAIERPKGWRLFVAALRTRKSASMLALGFSSGLPFALLIGTLNAWLGEVGITLATIGVLSWIGLATAFKFLWSPLVDRLRLPLLGRLGRRKSWIVLCQSIIIIALLGLVTTNPAVDIAHFAGFAFLGAVAFATQDIAIDGWRIDVADETTPVELLSAINQLGYRVASIVGGAIALYMASRMSWPTVYLVMAGVMTLMLLLALAAPDTKRPSNAAVDALSDAGEVKPGLRAVALLIVGASWTWAIVTLVSFMVSMLAEPVPGVPRPSPADFLKFYGPAIVVATVLVPLGVAGWVNWLKDRGHGVQALADVSHSPLRIAANHLYGALIAPLADLAERLGWGVLIVIGLILTYALCYNVWASFAYPFYLDFLHYTKDEVAFASKVFGIVMTILGTALGGFLFVKVGRFPTVLVGAILPIFGNFLYADLADGSPYIDMVLGALQLDHLAVALGSDERMARLLLAICYENVSTGLALAAFVAYLSSIVSKKFAAVQYAVLSSLTFLIGSLGRGLAGEMFDTLGYATVFRYVAAVGLLAIVFVLLEWWRASRVARVAEAGGTGEAA